In Cellvibrio polysaccharolyticus, a genomic segment contains:
- a CDS encoding J domain-containing protein, with translation MIQSILLILLVIGAITGIRWFKQQPQAARRKVMLRSLAGAAIFLLITLAVTGRMHWLFAVIGALIPFMRGALGLGIQLLPLWLRRKSGQNTTGNNQPPARQPLDLSIDEAMQTLGLEGDLNSGNITVTMVNDAHRRLIQKVHPDRGGNDFLASRVNRARDVLIDRLKV, from the coding sequence ATGATTCAAAGTATTCTGCTTATCCTGTTGGTGATTGGTGCTATCACCGGTATTCGCTGGTTTAAACAGCAGCCCCAGGCCGCGAGGCGCAAGGTTATGTTGCGCAGTCTGGCCGGCGCGGCAATTTTTCTGCTGATTACCCTGGCCGTTACCGGGCGTATGCATTGGCTGTTTGCCGTCATCGGTGCGTTGATCCCCTTTATGCGCGGTGCTTTGGGGCTTGGTATTCAGTTACTGCCTTTATGGTTGCGCCGCAAATCTGGCCAGAACACCACCGGTAATAACCAGCCGCCCGCCAGGCAGCCACTTGATCTCTCAATCGATGAAGCAATGCAGACACTGGGACTGGAAGGCGATCTTAATAGCGGGAATATTACCGTAACGATGGTGAATGACGCCCATCGCCGTTTGATTCAAAAAGTGCATCCGGATCGGGGTGGCAACGATTTTCTGGCGTCACGCGTTAACCGGGCCAGAGATGTGCTGATTGATCGCTTGAAGGTCTGA
- a CDS encoding methyltransferase domain-containing protein, with the protein MAKQAVTVDRNFDGLAARFKKNIYGGLKGQIRLAVLARDFTEYLPIAPFGDQSRPLRILDAGGGQGQFSLTLAEAGHQVVLCDISADMLAVAAETLAEKAWSGNVQLVHCAIQQLADHIEDCQFDLVLCHAVMEWMAQPETLLPTLARYLKSDGHLSLTFYNRNALIYKNLLRTNYKKVRDNDFSGARGSLTPISPMQPAEVESWLQQQQCHLLVKSGIRVFHDYILDPQQRQVDPAGVLEMELVLSRQMPYVDLGRYIHLLAQKE; encoded by the coding sequence ATGGCAAAACAGGCAGTTACCGTTGACCGCAATTTTGACGGTCTTGCGGCACGATTCAAAAAGAATATTTACGGCGGTCTTAAAGGGCAAATTCGCCTGGCGGTGCTGGCCAGAGACTTTACCGAATACCTGCCGATAGCGCCGTTTGGCGATCAATCGCGTCCGTTGCGTATTCTCGATGCCGGAGGCGGACAGGGACAATTTTCACTGACACTGGCAGAAGCCGGTCATCAGGTAGTGTTGTGTGATATTTCCGCCGATATGCTGGCCGTTGCTGCTGAAACGCTGGCAGAGAAAGCCTGGTCCGGCAATGTGCAGCTGGTACATTGCGCTATTCAGCAGCTGGCTGATCATATTGAAGATTGTCAGTTCGATCTGGTGTTGTGCCATGCGGTGATGGAATGGATGGCACAACCGGAAACGCTGCTGCCAACGCTGGCGCGTTATTTGAAAAGCGACGGTCACCTGTCATTAACCTTCTACAACCGTAACGCGCTGATCTATAAAAATCTGCTGCGCACCAATTACAAAAAAGTCCGGGACAATGATTTTTCCGGCGCGCGCGGCAGTCTCACACCCATCAGCCCGATGCAGCCCGCAGAGGTTGAAAGCTGGCTGCAACAGCAACAATGTCATTTACTGGTGAAGAGCGGTATACGGGTATTCCACGATTATATTCTTGATCCGCAGCAGCGGCAGGTGGATCCCGCCGGGGTATTGGAGATGGAGTTAGTGCTTTCCCGGCAAATGCCTTATGTGGATCTGGGGCGGTACATTCATTTGCTGGCGCAAAAAGAGTAG
- a CDS encoding nucleotide pyrophosphohydrolase: MQSTSLDIQKVSEAFKAHAEAKGWGAYHTPKNLAAAVAVESAELLEIFQWLTDEQSRALAAEPAKKQAVADEIADVFMYLVALSEQLDISLEAAVADKIASNRKRY, translated from the coding sequence ATGCAATCAACGTCACTGGATATTCAAAAAGTCAGCGAAGCGTTCAAGGCTCACGCTGAAGCGAAAGGTTGGGGAGCATACCATACGCCCAAAAACCTTGCCGCCGCGGTTGCCGTTGAGTCGGCTGAATTGCTGGAAATTTTCCAGTGGCTGACCGATGAACAATCGCGTGCGTTGGCCGCTGAGCCGGCAAAAAAACAGGCGGTAGCTGATGAAATTGCTGATGTGTTTATGTACCTGGTGGCTCTGTCGGAACAGTTGGATATCTCGCTGGAAGCGGCAGTAGCCGATAAAATTGCAAGCAATCGGAAACGTTACTGA
- a CDS encoding GIY-YIG nuclease family protein, with the protein MTANNWLVYMILTDDQRLYTGITTDMQRRWQQHTSGKAGARFFRGRKPQQLCFLELHPDRSSASKREYAIKQLARTAKENLLQLTDGNTRVLLAELQLNLPDQPA; encoded by the coding sequence TTGACGGCAAATAACTGGTTGGTCTATATGATTCTGACCGACGATCAGCGGCTGTATACCGGTATTACTACCGATATGCAACGGCGCTGGCAACAGCATACATCCGGTAAAGCCGGCGCCCGCTTTTTCCGGGGTCGCAAACCGCAGCAACTGTGTTTTCTTGAACTTCACCCCGACCGCAGCAGCGCCAGCAAGCGCGAATACGCCATTAAGCAGTTGGCGCGCACCGCCAAGGAAAATTTGTTGCAGCTCACCGATGGCAACACCCGCGTACTGCTTGCCGAATTGCAATTGAATCTGCCGGATCAACCTGCATGA
- a CDS encoding tRNA-uridine aminocarboxypropyltransferase — translation MSATPKRSLCPRCDRPQVTCLCSLATPIANRVEVIILRHPQETGNAKNTATLLKLSLARIRVLEGETFAAADLKNLLDDPIYTEVLLYPDTPESAALGIASPPPLQQSAIQRPEAIRLWVLDATWRKSRKMLYLNPDLQRLPRLSLTDTPASRYVIRKSHLPEQLSTLESTCYALHQLEQGQVNYTPLLKAFDQFISRQLTFLPAERCNNH, via the coding sequence ATGAGTGCCACCCCGAAACGAAGCCTTTGCCCGCGCTGCGATCGCCCGCAAGTCACCTGCCTTTGTTCACTGGCCACGCCTATTGCCAACCGGGTAGAAGTCATTATATTGCGGCACCCGCAGGAAACCGGCAACGCCAAGAATACCGCCACTTTGTTAAAACTGTCGCTGGCCCGCATTCGAGTACTGGAAGGTGAAACCTTTGCCGCTGCCGACTTGAAAAACCTGCTGGATGACCCGATCTATACCGAGGTTTTACTGTATCCGGATACCCCGGAAAGCGCAGCGCTTGGTATTGCTTCACCGCCGCCACTGCAGCAGAGCGCTATACAACGGCCGGAAGCGATTCGCCTATGGGTGCTGGATGCCACCTGGCGAAAAAGCCGCAAGATGCTGTATCTCAATCCGGATTTGCAAAGGTTGCCCCGGCTGTCATTGACCGATACGCCCGCGTCACGTTATGTGATTCGCAAGTCGCATCTTCCGGAACAACTGTCTACGCTGGAATCTACCTGTTATGCGTTGCATCAACTGGAGCAGGGCCAGGTAAATTACACCCCGCTGCTAAAGGCTTTTGATCAATTCATTAGCCGGCAACTGACCTTTTTACCCGCCGAGCGGTGCAACAACCACTGA